The following proteins are encoded in a genomic region of Oncorhynchus kisutch isolate 150728-3 linkage group LG4, Okis_V2, whole genome shotgun sequence:
- the mtrf1l gene encoding F-box only protein 5 isoform X2 — MKYPFNYEEPRFPCDMEKHVTYKESGLRTSPLKECVQVVAKSQLSPCVTTAANFCLKDDVKGVHNKENNQHNVDLDGVNLGCEAFEDSGFLSLQNSQIEDFDNIKELEKSPGQHIFSPSTPVADYHNKAKHTASKLPILKFQHAVCQELANSFKRTQSYDWSVISRLAEDSGLERVIGGHLGLECMDVLKALLERDMKHILTRILLLLGDVDLISCRKVSKTWRKVICQDKSALCRCDQAKERLRDPRTSAGLENVGSLTRDAALSRVVMSCMQRVASTPIQKSTYRTRSQREGTQTLYCSQQSRFREYQEAASLLKQHESLKPCKRCGSPAKHNADAMRATCTRLSCGFDFCTLCQGPFHGSSACQTGLPRGPSSSRANPILIGSARSKRNVRRL; from the exons atgaaatatccgTTCAACTACGAGGAACCCCGATTTCCATGCGACATGGAGAAACATGTCACATACAAGGAGTCTGGCCTGAGAACCTCACCACTAAAGGAATGCGTCCAAGTAGTAGCCAAATCACAGCTCTCACCATGTGTCACCACAGCTGCAAACTTTTGCCTCAAGGATGATGTGAAAGGTGTTCACAATAAGGAGAATAACCAACATAATGTGGACCTTGACGGGGTGAACCTAGGCTGTGAAGCATTCGAGGACAGCGGTTTCCTGTCTTTACAGAACAGCCAGATAGAGGACTTTGATAACATAAAGGAACTAGAGAAGTCTCCAGGACAGCATATATTCTCCCCAAGTACTCCAGTTGCTGATTATCACAACAAGGCTAAGCATACTGCCTCAAAACTCCCCATACTGAAGTTTCAACACGCTGTATGCCAAGAACTCGCCAACAGTTTCAAGAGGACCCAAAGCTATGACTGGTCTGTCATTAGCAGGCTAGCAGAGGACTCTGGCCTTGAAAGGGTTATTGGTGGGCACTTGGGCCTTGAATGTATGGATGTTTTAAAAGCACTGCTAGAGAGGGACATGAAGCACATCCTCACAAGGATCCTGCTTCTGCTAGGAGATGTAGACTTAATAAG CTGTAGAAAAGTGAGCAAGACCTGGAGAAAAGTAATCTGCCAAGACAAGTCTGCACTCTGTAGATGCGACCAGGCTAAAGAGCGACTCAGG GACCCAAGAACCTCTGCAGGACTGGAGAATGTGGGCTCTTTGACGCGAGATGCGGCGCTGTCCCGGGTTGTGATGTCCTGTATGCAGAGAGTAGCTTCAACCCCTATCCAGAAGTCTACCTATAGGACGCGCTCCCAGAGAGAAGGTACACAGACGCTGTACTGCTCCCAGCAATCTCGCTTCAGAGAATACCAAGAG GCTGCCAGTTTGCTGAAGCAGCACGAGTCGTTGAAACCCTGTAAACGCTGCGGCTCTCCTGCCAAGCACAATGCAGATGCCATGAGGGCCACCTGTACCCGCCTCAGCTGTGGATTTGACTTCTGCACCCTGTGCCAGGGCCCTTTTCATGGCTCCTCAGCCTGCCAGACAGGGCTGCCCCGGGGGCCTAGCAGCTCCAGGGCTAACCCTATCCTCATCGGCAGCGCTCGCAGCAAGAGGAACGTCAGACGCCTGTGA
- the mtrf1l gene encoding peptide chain release factor 1-like, mitochondrial isoform X1: MAFTQAVKMHVGNVCGRSWMSSYQRGSTVMSQRQRDYGAVLCGRCQNSSQKLCPNSRAMHATRPLMITKLLSVDEIFARRSLQDYIKKMETEYRDSLTVVNMTEGQQDGVEELRVKRTRVSVLAPLIQYTRELQTKQQEFAETETLLKDDDPDMRDLAVLEREACQKAIQDVRQKILSLLIPEEESDMSDLVLEVTAGVGGQEAMLFTAEVFDMYQSFAAHQGWGFDILEYMKSEIGGLRHASASVSGPKSYKRMKFEAGVHRVQRVPKTEKQGRMHTSTMTVAVLPQPTEITFTINAKDLRIETKRASGAGGQHVNTTDSAVRIVHLPTGVVSECQQERSQLKNKEKAMKVLRAKLYSMRLEEETSKRYTARKVQIGTKGRSEKIRTYNFPQDRITDHRILKTVHDVREFLVGEELLEEMNLALEEFSNQEILMDILGENNSDQ, from the exons ATGGCTTTTACTCAAGCTGTCAAAATGCACGTAGGGAACGTGTGTGGTCGGTCCTGGATGTCCTCTTACCAGAGGGGGTCTACTGTCATGTCCCAAAGACAAAGAGATTACGGAGCGGTTCTATGCGGTAGATGTCAAAATTCGTCCCAAAAGCTTTGCCCAAATAGTAGAGCTATGCATGCAACTCGGCCGTTGATGATTACAAAGTTACTGTCAGTGGACGAGATCTTTGCCAGAAGATCACTACAGGATTACATCAAGAAGATGGAGACAGAGTACAGAGATAGTCTGACAGTTGTCAACATGACAGAGGGACAGCAGGACGGTGTAGAGGAATTGAGAGTGAAGAGAACAAGAGTTTCTGTACTAGCCCCACTAATCCAGTACACCAGAGAGCTTCAGACAAAACAGCAGGAATTTGCTGAAACTGAAACATTACTGAAAG ATGACGACCCAGACATGCGTGACCTGGCAGTCCTTGAGAGGGAGGCTTGTCAGAAAGCGATTCAAGATGTTAGACAAAAG ATCCTGTCCCTGTTGATCCCTGAGGAGGAGTCAGACATGAGTGACCTGGTCCTGGAGGTCACCGCAGGGGTCGGAGGTCAGGAGGCCATGCTCTTCACTGCAGAGGTCTTTGACATGTACCAGAGCTTTGCAGCACACCAGGGCTGGGGGTTTGACATCCTGGAGTACATGAAAAGTGAAATAG GTGGGTTACGTCATGCATCAGCCAGTGTCAGTGGTCCTAAGAGCTACAAGAGGATGAAGTTTGAGGCAGGTGTGCATCGCGTGCAGAGAGTCCCTAAGACTGAGAAACAGGGCCGAATGCACACCAGCACCATGACCGTGGCAGTGCTACCCCAGCCTACAGAG ATCACTTTCACAATTAATGCGAAGGACTTGAGGATTGAAACCAAGAGGGCGAGTGGAGCCGGGGGCCAGCATGTCAACACCACAGACAGCGCAGTGCGAATAGTTCATCTACCGACAG GTGTGGTATCAGAATGCCAGCAGGAAAGATCCCAGCTGAAAAATAAGGAGAAGGCCATGAAGGTTTTACGTGCCAAACTCTATAGTATGAGGCTGGAAGAAGAGACCAGTAAGCGATATACTGCACGGAAAGTCCAG ATTGGTACCAAAGGTAGATCTGAGAAAATCAGGACCTACAACTTTCCCCAGGACCGAATCACAGATCATCGAATTTTGAAAACAGTGCATGATGTCAGGGAGTTTCTTGTGGGCGAAGAGCTTCTAGAGGAAATGAATTTGGCACTAGAGGAGTTCTCTAACCAGGAGATTCTCATGGACATTCTTGGAGAAAATAACTCTGATCAATAA